The nucleotide window AGCTGACTCGTCGCCAGCCCGTCCTGTCTTGACCTTTTGTCATCGGTCCCCTTCGCCGCCGAGCGAACTCGACGGCGCCAGCGACCGAAGCCGGGCCTCCACAGTTTTGATCCGGGCGCCGATCCGTAGGTCGTGACGGAGGTTTTACGTCCGCCACACCCCGATCCCCTCTTGAGCTTTCAGGCTCCTCAGGTCTTCCACTGGACACCTTGGCGACGCCTTCGCGCCTCCTCCGCTCACGGCCTTGCCCGCCCGCTTCTCGCAGTGACTCGGGTGGGTGACCCCCAGCGTATCGATCGGTGTCCAGCTCTTCCGACTGTCTCCAGCCGTCCTCCCTGTCCAGCCTTCTCGGGCTTCCTTCCCCGCCGCCGAAGCGACGGTTCCAGCGAGCCCCGACATCACCGAGCAGCCCACTGTGACTGCCGACGACGCGCGGAGGTAAATGCAGCCCGCGTGCCACGATCGGAATCGCGGCAACACGCCGGAATCCAGTGGACGATCGGGCGGGTGACTGTCGCGGTTTCGGTCAGCGGATGTGCATAACTTGAGGGTTGTCTGTGCGCCGAGCCTAGATGTGGTAGGCAAGCCTGGCGGTTCGACCACCGTCGACCGAAATCAGAACACGCGCGTCCGGATTGTGCCGGGAGTGGTCGACCTTCGGGATCGCCGCGCGGCCTCCGGGTTTTTGCCCGCCGGGAGCGTTCGCCCGTGTTATGAGTCGATGCGCGATGGTCAAGATCTGCCCGCGCTGCAAATCCACCTGGGCCGGCGGGTTGCGGTGCGAGGACTGCGGCTCCCACCTCGTCGATCCGTTCGATCCGGCTCGGGCGCCGACATTCCCGGACAACGTGTGGGCCTACATCCGGCTCCAGTACGGCGCGCGGCGAGGCATGATCGTCCGCGTCCTGGCGATCTTGCTCGGGCCCGCCGTCGGCTTCGCGCTGCTGCGCGAGGCGATGGCGCTCGATCCGCCGGTCGTGCGCGCGATCGGCGCCGTCGGGGCCATCGCGGCCGGCGCGGCCACCTGGTGGTCGATCCACTGGTTCGCGGGCAAGGCGGTGCGAATCTGGGTGCTGCGCAAGGGTCGCCTCAACCGGCGCAAGCTCGCCCGCGCGCTCGTCAAGCGGGCGCTTCGTTAGGCGGCGATCGCGCGCGCGGCGGCGGCGCGCATGTCGTCCACGAGTTCGGGCGCGCAGACGAGCCGCAACGTCGAGATCGGCCGGCCCAGCGGCATGTCCTCGAGCAGCTGGCCGAGCGGCACCGCGCCTCGCCGCGGATGGCCGACCACGTACAGTTCCTCCGCCGCGCCGGCCGCCGCGTAGCCGACGCGATCCGCGGTGTCGATCTCGTAGTAGTACGGCGCTCGGTCGCCGAACGCCGCCTCCGCAATGCGCGCGGCCGCGGGCGCGACGCGCTCGGCCACCGCGCGGTCGTCGCCGAGTTCGACGGTCTTAAACAGGCGCCGCGCGACGAGGCGATCGGCCAGGTCGCGAATCACGGGATCGGCGGCGTCGCGCGCCCAGCGGTCCACCGCGGCCGTGACCGCCACGTCGTCGAGTTCCAGGTACGTGTCCACGGAGACCCGCTCGCCGCGCGCAAGGCCTGCCGCCGCAGGCAATCCGTCGGGCGCCGCTCCGTCGCGCGCGAGCTGCGCGTACCGGCGCATCAGCTTGAGGAACATCCACTCGGCCGCGCGCACCGTCTTGTGGTGGTAGACCTGCGCGTACATGTACGAGCGAGCAAACAGGTACTGCTCGACCGCGTACATGCCGCGCCGATAGTCCACGACGAGATCTTCGCGGTCGCCGCCGACCGGCTCGACGCGCAGGGCGTACAGGATCCAGTCGAGGTCGTAGGTGGCGTAGCCCGCGCCGGAGTAGTGACCGTCGCGCAGCAGGTAGTCGAGCCGGTCGACGTCGAGCTGCGACGATACGAGCTTGCGCGCGTAGGTCGGCCGGTAGGTCTTGTCCCAAAACGCCGCGAGCGTCGCGGGCAGGCCGGACTCGATCGCGTCGATCGCTGCGGCGAGTTCGGCGTGCTCGCTGACGAGTCGAGCGCCCCACACCTCGTGGTCGTCAGCGCCGAACGCCTGCTCCCAGGCGTGGGAAAACGGCCCGTGACCGACGTCGTGCAGCAGTGCCGCCACCTTGACGTGGCGGGCGACGTCCGGATCGAGGTCGAGCGCGG belongs to Deltaproteobacteria bacterium and includes:
- a CDS encoding HD domain-containing protein, producing the protein MAVQPHRPARPVVARLPPARRGRRRGGQVVTARRSSVSARPAKDRVFRDPVHGLVEFRGDDRALIPLVDARPMQRLRRIRQMGFASLVYPGAEHSRFGHALGAFCVAQRVCAALDLDPDVARHVKVAALLHDVGHGPFSHAWEQAFGADDHEVWGARLVSEHAELAAAIDAIESGLPATLAAFWDKTYRPTYARKLVSSQLDVDRLDYLLRDGHYSGAGYATYDLDWILYALRVEPVGGDREDLVVDYRRGMYAVEQYLFARSYMYAQVYHHKTVRAAEWMFLKLMRRYAQLARDGAAPDGLPAAAGLARGERVSVDTYLELDDVAVTAAVDRWARDAADPVIRDLADRLVARRLFKTVELGDDRAVAERVAPAAARIAEAAFGDRAPYYYEIDTADRVGYAAAGAAEELYVVGHPRRGAVPLGQLLEDMPLGRPISTLRLVCAPELVDDMRAAAARAIAA